In Pseudomonas sp. Leaf58, one DNA window encodes the following:
- a CDS encoding OmpA family protein: protein MRNYVMIPALLALSVGLAACSHDPNANLESARSNFSSLQSDPQSSKVAALETKDAQDWLNKADKAYMEREDQNKVDQLAYLTNQRIEVAKQTIALRTAEADLKNASAQRAQAKLDARDAQIAKLQDSLNAKQTDRGTLVTFGDVLFDFNKAELKSNAYPNVTKLAQFLQENPERKVIVEGYTDSVGSANYNQTLSERRANSVRMALVRAGVDPARIVSQGYGKEYPVASNSNNSGRAQNRRVEVTISNDNQPVAPRSVSQVQR, encoded by the coding sequence ATGCGCAATTACGTCATGATCCCCGCCCTGCTGGCCCTGAGCGTCGGCCTTGCTGCCTGCTCGCACGACCCGAATGCCAACCTCGAATCGGCCCGCAGCAACTTCTCCTCCCTGCAGAGCGACCCGCAATCGAGCAAGGTCGCGGCGTTGGAAACCAAGGACGCCCAGGATTGGCTGAACAAGGCCGACAAGGCCTACATGGAGCGTGAAGACCAGAACAAGGTCGACCAGTTGGCCTACCTGACCAACCAGCGCATCGAAGTGGCCAAGCAGACCATCGCCCTGCGCACCGCCGAGGCCGACCTGAAAAACGCCTCGGCCCAGCGCGCCCAGGCCAAGCTGGACGCCCGCGACGCACAAATCGCCAAACTGCAGGACAGCCTCAACGCCAAGCAGACCGACCGCGGTACGCTGGTCACCTTCGGCGACGTGCTGTTCGACTTCAACAAGGCCGAACTCAAGAGCAACGCCTACCCGAACGTCACCAAGCTGGCACAGTTCCTTCAGGAAAACCCGGAACGCAAGGTGATCGTCGAGGGTTACACCGACAGCGTCGGCTCGGCCAATTACAACCAGACCCTGTCCGAGCGCCGCGCCAACAGCGTGCGCATGGCGCTGGTGCGTGCCGGCGTCGACCCGGCGCGCATCGTTTCCCAGGGCTATGGCAAGGAGTACCCGGTAGCGAGCAACTCGAACAACTCGGGGCGTGCGCAAAACCGTCGGGTGGAGGTAACTATCTCCAACGACAATCAGCCGGTAGCGCCACGTTCGGTGAGCCAGGTGCAGCGGTAA
- a CDS encoding DUF4398 domain-containing protein: MELTTNKIRTCKPSSTQVRGFKLAALALGSSLVLAGCAGNPPTEQYAVTQSAVNSAVSAGGTEFAAVEMKAAQDKFKQAEIAMHDKQYDDAKRLAEQAEWDARLAERKAQAAKAQKAVQDARQGVQDVREEGLRSAQ; the protein is encoded by the coding sequence ATGGAACTGACCACCAACAAAATCCGCACTTGCAAACCCTCATCCACTCAGGTGCGCGGGTTCAAGCTGGCCGCGCTGGCCCTGGGCAGTAGCCTGGTCCTGGCCGGCTGTGCAGGCAACCCGCCCACCGAGCAGTACGCCGTCACCCAGTCCGCCGTGAACTCCGCCGTTAGCGCTGGCGGCACCGAGTTTGCCGCCGTGGAAATGAAAGCGGCTCAGGACAAGTTCAAGCAGGCCGAGATCGCCATGCACGATAAACAGTATGACGACGCCAAACGCCTGGCCGAGCAGGCCGAATGGGACGCCCGTCTTGCCGAGCGCAAGGCCCAGGCAGCCAAGGCCCAGAAGGCCGTACAGGATGCCCGCCAGGGCGTTCAGGACGTACGTGAGGAAGGCCTGCGCAGCGCTCAGTGA
- the ppc gene encoding phosphoenolpyruvate carboxylase has product MTDIDVRLREDVHVLGELLGDTIRQQHGEAFLQKIEGIRHSAKADRRGPGEQLSSTLADLGEEDLLPVARAFNQFLNLANMAEQYQLIRRRDAGQPEPFEARVLPELLARLKLAGHSNDALARQLAKLDIQLVLTAHPTEVARRTLIQKYDAIAGQLAAQDHRDLTPAERQQVRERLRRLIAEAWHTEEIRRTRPTPVDEAKWGFAVIEHSLWHAIPSHLRKVDKALLEATGLRLPLEAAPIRFASWMGGDRDGNPNVTAAVTREVLLLARWMAADLFLRDIDALASELSMQQANDAVRERVGDSAEPYRAVLKQLRDRLRATRAWAHSALTSHQPASAEVLLDNRDLIAPLELCYQSLHESGMGVIAEGPLLDCLRRAVTFGLFLGRLDVRQDAARHRDALTEITDYLGLGRYADWDEEQRIAFLQAELKNRRPLLPAHFKPQADTAEVLATCREIAAAPAASLGSYVISMAGAASDVLAVQLLLKEAGLTRPMRVVPLFETLADLDNAGPVMQRLLGLPGYRAALRGPQEVMIGYSDSAKDAGTTAAAWAQYRAQENLVRICAEHQVELLLFHGRGGTVGRGGGPAHAAILSQPPGSVAGRFRTTEQGEMIRFKFGLPGIAEQNLNLYLAAVLEATLLPPPPPQPAWRAVMDQLAADGVKAYRSVVRENPDFVEYFRQSTPEQELGRLPLGSRPAKRRAGGIESLRAIPWIFGWTQTRLMLPAWLGWETALNNALARGQGELLAQMREQWPFFRTRIDMLEMVLAKADAQIAEAYDERLVQPHLLPLGAHLRDLLSQSCQVVLGLTGQPVLLAHSPETLEFIRLRNTYLDPLHRLQAELLARSRSREAALDSPLEQALLVTVAGIAAGLRNTG; this is encoded by the coding sequence ATGACCGATATCGATGTGCGTTTGCGTGAAGATGTCCATGTACTGGGTGAGTTGCTGGGCGACACCATTCGCCAGCAGCATGGCGAGGCATTCCTGCAGAAAATCGAGGGCATTCGCCACAGTGCCAAGGCCGACCGCCGTGGCCCCGGTGAGCAACTGAGCTCGACCCTGGCCGACCTCGGCGAAGAAGACCTGCTGCCTGTGGCCAGGGCCTTCAACCAGTTTCTCAACCTGGCCAACATGGCCGAGCAGTACCAGCTGATCCGCCGCCGCGACGCCGGCCAGCCCGAGCCTTTCGAGGCGCGGGTACTGCCCGAGCTGCTGGCGCGCCTGAAGCTGGCCGGCCACAGCAATGATGCCCTGGCCCGGCAGCTGGCCAAGCTCGATATCCAGTTGGTGCTGACCGCACACCCCACCGAGGTGGCCCGGCGCACGCTGATCCAGAAGTACGATGCCATCGCCGGCCAACTGGCCGCCCAGGACCACCGCGACCTGACCCCAGCCGAACGCCAGCAGGTGCGCGAGCGCCTGCGCCGGTTGATCGCCGAGGCCTGGCACACCGAAGAGATCCGGCGCACCCGGCCAACCCCGGTCGACGAAGCCAAGTGGGGCTTCGCGGTGATCGAGCACTCGCTGTGGCACGCCATCCCCAGCCACCTGCGCAAGGTGGACAAGGCCCTGCTGGAGGCCACCGGCCTGCGTCTGCCACTGGAAGCCGCACCGATTCGCTTTGCCTCATGGATGGGCGGTGACCGTGACGGCAACCCCAACGTGACCGCAGCTGTCACCCGTGAAGTCTTGCTGCTGGCGCGCTGGATGGCCGCCGACCTGTTCCTGCGTGACATCGATGCACTGGCTTCCGAGTTGTCCATGCAGCAGGCCAACGACGCTGTGCGCGAGCGGGTCGGCGATAGCGCCGAACCCTACCGCGCTGTGCTCAAGCAGCTACGCGACCGCTTGCGGGCAACGCGCGCCTGGGCGCATTCGGCGCTGACCAGCCACCAGCCGGCCAGCGCCGAGGTGCTGCTGGACAACCGTGACCTGATCGCGCCGCTGGAGCTGTGTTACCAGTCCTTGCACGAATCCGGCATGGGTGTAATCGCCGAAGGCCCGCTGCTCGACTGCCTGCGCCGCGCCGTTACTTTCGGCTTGTTCCTGGGCCGCCTGGACGTGCGCCAGGACGCCGCCCGTCACCGTGATGCGCTGACCGAGATTACCGACTACCTGGGCCTGGGGCGCTATGCCGATTGGGATGAAGAACAGCGCATCGCCTTCCTTCAGGCCGAACTGAAAAACCGTCGGCCGTTGCTGCCCGCGCACTTCAAGCCGCAAGCCGATACCGCCGAGGTGCTGGCGACCTGCCGGGAAATTGCTGCAGCACCGGCGGCCTCGCTGGGCTCTTATGTCATCTCCATGGCCGGTGCCGCGTCGGACGTGCTGGCCGTGCAACTGCTGCTCAAAGAAGCCGGCCTGACCCGCCCGATGCGCGTGGTACCGCTGTTCGAGACCCTGGCTGACCTCGATAACGCCGGCCCGGTGATGCAGCGCCTGCTCGGCCTGCCAGGCTACCGTGCCGCCCTGCGCGGCCCGCAGGAAGTGATGATCGGCTACTCCGACTCGGCCAAGGACGCCGGTACCACGGCAGCCGCCTGGGCGCAGTACCGGGCCCAGGAAAACCTGGTGCGCATTTGCGCCGAGCATCAGGTCGAGCTGCTGCTGTTCCATGGCCGTGGGGGCACGGTAGGCCGCGGCGGCGGCCCGGCGCATGCGGCGATCCTGTCGCAGCCACCGGGTTCGGTGGCGGGGCGTTTTCGCACCACCGAGCAAGGCGAGATGATCCGCTTCAAGTTCGGCTTGCCGGGCATCGCTGAGCAAAACCTCAACCTGTACCTGGCCGCCGTACTCGAAGCCACCTTGTTGCCACCACCACCGCCGCAGCCGGCTTGGCGCGCGGTGATGGACCAGCTGGCTGCCGACGGCGTCAAGGCCTACCGCAGCGTGGTGCGGGAGAACCCTGATTTTGTCGAGTACTTCCGCCAGTCGACACCGGAACAGGAACTGGGGCGCCTGCCGCTAGGCAGCCGCCCGGCCAAGCGCCGCGCCGGTGGTATCGAAAGCCTACGGGCGATCCCGTGGATTTTCGGCTGGACCCAAACCCGCCTGATGCTGCCGGCTTGGCTGGGCTGGGAAACGGCGCTTAATAATGCCCTGGCCCGCGGCCAGGGTGAGTTGCTGGCGCAGATGCGCGAGCAGTGGCCGTTCTTCCGCACCCGCATCGACATGCTGGAGATGGTGCTGGCCAAAGCCGATGCGCAAATTGCCGAAGCCTACGACGAACGTCTGGTGCAACCGCACTTGCTGCCTTTGGGTGCGCACCTGCGCGACCTATTGTCGCAGTCCTGCCAGGTGGTGCTGGGCCTGACCGGGCAGCCGGTGCTACTCGCGCACAGCCCCGAGACCCTGGAATTCATCCGCCTGCGCAACACCTACCTGGACCCACTGCACCGCCTGCAGGCCGAGTTACTGGCCCGCTCGCGCAGCCGCGAAGCCGCTCTGGACAGCCCGTTGGAGCAGGCCTTGCTGGTGACCGTGGCAGGTATCGCCGCCGGCTTGCGCAACACCGGCTGA
- the adk gene encoding adenylate kinase: protein MRVILLGAPGAGKGTQAKFITEKFGIPQISTGDMLRAAVKAGTPLGLELKKVMDAGQLVSDELIISLVKERIAQPDCANGCLFDGFPRTIPQAEAMVAAGVDIDAVVEIAVDDEEIVGRMAGRRVHLASGRTYHVQYNPPKVAGKDDETGEELIQRDDDKEETVRHRLSVYHSQTKPLVDFYQKLSAANAGKPKYSHIEGVGSVDAITAKVLAALS from the coding sequence ATGCGCGTAATTCTGCTGGGAGCTCCCGGGGCCGGTAAAGGTACTCAGGCAAAGTTCATCACCGAAAAGTTCGGTATCCCCCAGATTTCCACCGGTGACATGCTGCGTGCCGCCGTAAAGGCCGGTACCCCGCTAGGCCTGGAACTGAAGAAAGTCATGGATGCCGGCCAGCTGGTCTCCGACGAGTTGATCATCAGCCTGGTCAAGGAGCGCATTGCCCAGCCTGATTGCGCCAACGGCTGCCTGTTCGACGGCTTCCCACGCACTATCCCGCAAGCCGAAGCCATGGTCGCTGCTGGTGTCGACATCGACGCCGTGGTCGAAATCGCCGTGGACGACGAGGAAATCGTTGGCCGTATGGCTGGCCGCCGCGTGCACTTGGCTTCGGGCCGCACCTACCACGTTCAGTACAACCCGCCAAAAGTGGCTGGCAAGGACGACGAGACTGGCGAAGAGCTGATCCAGCGCGACGATGACAAGGAAGAAACCGTTCGTCATCGCCTGTCGGTCTACCACAGCCAGACCAAGCCACTGGTAGATTTCTACCAGAAGCTGTCGGCTGCCAATGCCGGCAAGCCTAAGTACAGCCACATCGAAGGTGTCGGCTCGGTCGACGCCATCACTGCCAAGGTCCTGGCAGCCCTGAGCTGA
- the tsaB gene encoding tRNA (adenosine(37)-N6)-threonylcarbamoyltransferase complex dimerization subunit type 1 TsaB: MTTLLALDTATEACSVALLHDGKVTSHYEVIPRMHAQKLLPMIKQLLAESGVALNALDAIAFGRGPGAFTGVRIAIGVVQGLAFALERPVLPVSNLAALAQGALREQGVQQVAAAIDARMDEVYWGCYQATAGEMRLVGAEAVLPPEQVALPVGCSGEWFGAGTGWGYAERLAVQVAASNASALPNALDILSLASFAWARGEAVAAEQAQPVYLRDNVATPKKH; encoded by the coding sequence ATGACCACCCTGCTGGCCCTGGATACCGCCACCGAAGCCTGTTCCGTCGCGCTGCTGCATGACGGCAAGGTAACCAGCCATTACGAGGTGATCCCGCGCATGCATGCCCAGAAGCTGCTGCCGATGATCAAGCAGCTGCTGGCCGAGTCTGGCGTAGCCCTGAATGCGCTGGATGCCATTGCCTTTGGCCGTGGCCCGGGCGCGTTCACTGGTGTGCGCATTGCCATTGGCGTGGTCCAGGGCCTGGCGTTCGCCCTCGAACGCCCGGTGCTGCCGGTATCCAACCTGGCTGCACTGGCGCAGGGCGCATTGCGCGAGCAGGGCGTGCAGCAGGTGGCGGCCGCCATCGATGCGCGCATGGATGAAGTGTACTGGGGCTGCTACCAGGCCACGGCCGGTGAAATGCGCTTGGTCGGCGCGGAGGCGGTACTGCCGCCCGAGCAGGTGGCGCTGCCAGTTGGCTGCAGCGGCGAATGGTTCGGCGCCGGTACCGGCTGGGGCTACGCCGAGCGCCTGGCCGTGCAGGTGGCGGCCAGCAATGCCAGTGCCTTGCCCAACGCCTTGGACATTCTCAGCCTGGCCAGCTTTGCCTGGGCCCGCGGCGAAGCGGTGGCCGCCGAGCAGGCGCAACCGGTGTACCTGCGCGATAACGTAGCCACACCCAAGAAGCACTGA
- a CDS encoding DUF72 domain-containing protein → MTPSPLPYFLGCPSWSENAWRDYLYPADANSSEMLGYYSQVFNAVEGNTTFYARPAPGTLARWAQVMPEHFRFTAKFPRDISHEGDLRDQLEPAFDFTRLMAPLGQRVAPYWLQLPAQFGPARLGELCHFLDHIAVPVAVEVRNQAFFAKGEEERLLNRLLHERGVERICLDPRALFSCTSRDPAVLHAQAKKPKVPPRPAAFSQHPQVRFIGHPQLDANEAFLTPWVAKVAAWVEEGRNPYIFLHTSDNRLAAALAQRFHQRLMRRLPGLAALPELPRAPEVEQLGLL, encoded by the coding sequence ATGACGCCATCACCCCTGCCTTATTTTCTCGGTTGCCCGTCCTGGAGCGAAAACGCCTGGCGCGACTACCTATACCCCGCCGACGCCAATAGCAGTGAAATGCTTGGTTACTACAGCCAGGTGTTCAACGCTGTCGAGGGTAATACCACCTTCTACGCACGTCCTGCCCCAGGCACCCTCGCGCGCTGGGCACAGGTGATGCCCGAACACTTTCGTTTTACTGCCAAGTTCCCCAGGGACATCAGCCATGAGGGCGACCTGCGTGACCAGCTTGAGCCTGCCTTCGACTTCACCCGCCTGATGGCCCCGCTGGGTCAGCGCGTAGCGCCGTACTGGCTGCAGTTGCCGGCCCAGTTTGGCCCCGCACGGCTGGGCGAGCTTTGCCACTTCCTCGACCACATCGCCGTGCCGGTCGCCGTGGAAGTGCGCAACCAGGCGTTTTTTGCCAAGGGGGAGGAGGAGCGGCTGCTCAACCGCCTGCTGCACGAACGCGGCGTAGAGCGTATCTGCCTCGACCCGCGTGCCCTGTTCAGTTGCACCTCGCGCGACCCCGCGGTACTGCATGCACAAGCGAAGAAGCCCAAGGTGCCGCCGCGCCCCGCAGCCTTCAGCCAGCATCCGCAGGTACGTTTTATCGGCCACCCGCAGCTTGACGCCAACGAGGCCTTCCTTACCCCCTGGGTGGCCAAGGTGGCTGCCTGGGTCGAGGAGGGCCGCAATCCTTACATCTTCCTGCATACCTCCGACAACCGCCTGGCGGCGGCGCTGGCGCAACGCTTTCACCAGAGGCTGATGCGGCGCCTGCCGGGGCTTGCCGCACTGCCGGAATTGCCGCGCGCCCCCGAGGTCGAACAACTGGGGCTACTCTGA
- a CDS encoding oxaloacetate decarboxylase produces MDVQTLRAEAFKALHERNSAFVIPNPWDAGSAKLLASLGYEALATTSAGLAFSLGRPDAEGALSLDETLDNARVIADATPLPVAADLENGFADLPEDCAQTILRAAEAGLVGGSIEDASGRREAPIYDFGLALERVRAAVQAARSLPFPFTLCARAENLLHGRLDLDDTIRRLQAYAEAGADVLYAPGLRTVEEIRAVVQAVAPRPVNVLMGLAGVPLSVNQLQDLGVRRISVGSSLARAALGAFHRAALEIRDEGTFGYGEQALPFAQLNDLFRR; encoded by the coding sequence ATGGATGTGCAAACTCTGCGAGCCGAAGCCTTCAAGGCCCTGCACGAGCGCAACAGTGCCTTCGTCATCCCCAACCCGTGGGATGCTGGCTCGGCCAAGTTACTGGCTAGCCTGGGTTACGAGGCGCTGGCCACTACCAGTGCCGGGCTGGCCTTCAGCCTAGGCCGGCCGGACGCCGAAGGCGCCTTGAGCCTGGACGAGACCTTGGACAACGCCAGGGTGATCGCCGATGCCACCCCGTTGCCGGTGGCCGCCGACCTGGAGAACGGCTTTGCTGACCTGCCCGAGGATTGTGCCCAAACCATCCTGCGCGCCGCCGAGGCCGGTTTGGTGGGCGGCTCTATCGAAGATGCCAGTGGCCGTCGCGAAGCACCCATCTATGACTTCGGGCTAGCGCTAGAGCGTGTTCGCGCGGCGGTGCAGGCGGCGCGCAGTTTGCCGTTCCCGTTCACCTTGTGCGCGCGGGCGGAAAACCTGCTGCACGGTCGCCTGGACCTGGACGACACCATCCGGCGCCTGCAGGCCTATGCCGAGGCCGGCGCCGACGTGCTCTACGCGCCCGGGCTGCGCACTGTCGAAGAAATCCGCGCGGTGGTGCAGGCGGTGGCGCCACGGCCAGTCAATGTGCTGATGGGCCTGGCCGGCGTGCCGCTGAGCGTCAACCAATTGCAGGACTTGGGCGTACGCCGCATCAGCGTCGGCTCATCCTTGGCCCGTGCCGCGCTAGGGGCTTTTCACCGGGCCGCGTTGGAAATTCGCGATGAGGGCACGTTTGGTTACGGGGAGCAGGCACTGCCGTTCGCCCAGCTCAACGACTTGTTCCGCCGCTGA
- a CDS encoding extensin family protein — protein sequence MRVVLALLGGLLLLAGLVWHFGWRLPATWNPWAPLDVRQAPNLLTPYKLSRLRDDPALCRQALEASHLRYQAQADSPPSANCPLQNVWRIQGGQARLSSSFLASCPLAVAYALFENHGLQPVAQRVLGQPVAQVDHLGSFACRNMYHRKQGRLSQHATANALDISGFRMQDGQRIVLARDWPAGGQKAEFLRQVQQAACESFSTVLGPDYNAAHRNHFHLDMGRWQICR from the coding sequence ATGCGGGTTGTGCTGGCGCTGCTGGGCGGCTTGCTGCTGCTGGCCGGCCTGGTCTGGCACTTCGGCTGGCGCCTGCCCGCCACGTGGAACCCGTGGGCACCGCTGGACGTGCGCCAGGCCCCCAACCTGCTGACCCCCTACAAACTGTCGCGGCTGCGCGATGACCCGGCGTTGTGCCGCCAGGCGCTGGAAGCTAGCCACCTGCGCTACCAGGCACAAGCCGACAGCCCGCCTTCGGCCAACTGCCCGTTGCAGAATGTGTGGCGTATCCAAGGCGGCCAAGCGCGGCTCAGTAGCAGCTTTCTGGCCAGTTGCCCGCTGGCGGTGGCTTACGCGCTGTTTGAAAACCATGGCTTGCAGCCGGTGGCGCAACGGGTGCTGGGCCAGCCGGTGGCGCAGGTCGACCACCTGGGCAGTTTTGCCTGCCGCAATATGTACCACCGCAAGCAGGGCCGCTTGAGCCAGCACGCCACGGCCAATGCCCTGGATATCAGCGGTTTTCGCATGCAGGACGGCCAGCGCATTGTGCTGGCGCGGGATTGGCCTGCGGGTGGGCAAAAGGCTGAATTCTTGCGTCAGGTGCAGCAGGCGGCCTGCGAAAGTTTCAGCACGGTGCTGGGGCCGGACTACAACGCTGCGCACCGCAACCATTTTCACCTGGACATGGGGCGCTGGCAGATCTGCCGCTGA
- a CDS encoding class I SAM-dependent methyltransferase, which produces MEEQGTGIRVEALSAEFEAQATAWAERLELPLQDDAAEFAVQVGADGLQIQQLGPQAPGPVRVDFVEGQAAHRRQFGGGNGQMIAKAVGIAQGVRPQVLDATAGLGKDAFVLASLGCQMTLIERQPLIAALLEDGLARARSDAEVGPIVGRMRLLTGNAIERMRTWEGEAPQVIYLDPMFPHRDKSALVKKEMRVFRPLVGDDLDAPALLEAALALASHRVVVKRPRKAPIIDGPKPSHSLEGKSSRYDIYPKKALKA; this is translated from the coding sequence ATGGAAGAGCAGGGCACAGGTATCCGGGTCGAGGCGTTGTCGGCTGAATTCGAGGCGCAAGCTACTGCGTGGGCCGAGCGCCTTGAGCTACCGCTGCAGGACGATGCCGCCGAGTTTGCCGTGCAGGTGGGCGCCGATGGTTTGCAAATCCAGCAGTTGGGCCCGCAGGCCCCGGGGCCGGTACGGGTGGACTTTGTTGAAGGCCAGGCCGCGCACCGGCGGCAGTTTGGCGGTGGCAACGGGCAGATGATCGCCAAGGCCGTGGGTATTGCCCAAGGCGTACGGCCGCAGGTGCTCGACGCCACTGCCGGGCTGGGCAAGGACGCGTTCGTGCTAGCCAGCCTGGGCTGTCAGATGACCCTGATCGAGCGCCAGCCGCTGATTGCTGCGCTGTTGGAAGATGGCTTGGCGCGGGCACGGTCGGATGCAGAGGTCGGGCCTATTGTTGGGCGCATGCGCCTGCTGACTGGCAACGCCATCGAGCGCATGCGCACCTGGGAAGGCGAGGCGCCGCAGGTGATCTACCTCGACCCGATGTTCCCGCACCGGGACAAGAGTGCACTGGTGAAAAAGGAAATGCGCGTGTTCCGGCCATTGGTGGGTGATGACCTGGACGCCCCGGCCCTGCTCGAAGCTGCCCTGGCGCTGGCCAGCCACCGGGTGGTGGTGAAGCGCCCGCGCAAGGCGCCGATCATCGACGGGCCGAAGCCAAGCCATAGCCTGGAGGGCAAGTCGAGCCGGTATGACATCTACCCGAAAAAGGCCCTGAAGGCCTGA
- a CDS encoding TetR/AcrR family transcriptional regulator translates to MQTTMSNDAPIGPGRPKDLAKREAILEAAKSLFLSLGYANTSMDAVAAAAGVSKLTVYSHFTDKQTLFCSAVMATCQIQLPDLLFEYPEGVPVDEVLLTIARGFQALISSDEAVKLSRLIMAQGSLDRSFGEYFYEAGPKRVLAGMEALLRGADERGLLRIDNPLRAAEHFFCLVKGAPDYRLLLGCAGPLQGEEAEAHVREVVGVFVRAFQP, encoded by the coding sequence ATGCAGACCACAATGTCCAACGACGCACCCATCGGCCCGGGCCGGCCCAAGGACTTGGCCAAACGCGAGGCGATTCTCGAAGCGGCCAAGTCGCTATTCCTCAGCCTTGGTTACGCCAACACCAGCATGGATGCGGTCGCTGCGGCGGCAGGTGTTTCAAAGCTCACCGTGTACAGCCACTTCACCGACAAGCAGACACTGTTCTGCTCGGCGGTCATGGCCACCTGCCAAATCCAGTTGCCCGACCTGCTGTTCGAGTACCCCGAGGGGGTGCCAGTGGACGAGGTACTGCTGACCATCGCCCGTGGTTTCCAGGCGCTGATCAGCAGTGATGAAGCGGTCAAGCTCAGCCGCCTGATCATGGCCCAGGGCAGCCTGGACCGCAGTTTTGGCGAGTACTTCTACGAGGCCGGGCCCAAGCGCGTGCTGGCAGGTATGGAAGCGCTGCTGCGCGGTGCAGATGAGCGCGGGTTGCTGCGTATCGACAACCCCCTGCGCGCGGCGGAGCACTTCTTCTGTTTGGTCAAAGGTGCCCCGGATTACCGGTTGTTGCTGGGGTGTGCGGGGCCGCTGCAAGGTGAAGAAGCCGAGGCGCATGTGCGCGAGGTGGTGGGGGTGTTCGTGCGGGCATTCCAACCCTGA
- a CDS encoding molecular chaperone, which produces MLNDSRRSSAKSSLRIPLAFFLTMCTVLPSARAALIVEGTRLIYSGSAREASISILNKSERGALVQSWVSEEEDNDKSDIPFAVAQPLVYLEPNGRHLLRVFYAGWGLPENKESVVWLNIMDIPPKPEHSEQSGNIQFAVRQRLKLFYRPPGLVGSTSDAIPKLVWKRLQHQKIQVNNPSLFHVSLIDLEVGAGTSRQKIADYVFLSPGETRMLEVPVSAFEYLSRISFKEITDGGLQNYHSVQLQ; this is translated from the coding sequence ATGCTCAACGACTCACGGCGCTCCAGTGCAAAAAGCTCTTTGCGGATACCGTTAGCGTTTTTTTTGACGATGTGTACGGTCTTACCCAGTGCCAGAGCAGCGCTGATAGTGGAGGGGACTCGATTGATTTATTCCGGCTCGGCAAGAGAGGCCAGTATCAGCATCCTAAACAAGAGTGAGCGAGGTGCCTTGGTACAGAGCTGGGTCAGCGAAGAAGAAGACAACGACAAAAGCGATATTCCCTTTGCGGTTGCACAACCATTGGTGTATCTCGAACCTAATGGCCGCCACCTACTCCGTGTATTTTATGCCGGATGGGGTTTGCCCGAGAATAAAGAGTCTGTAGTTTGGCTGAATATTATGGATATCCCACCCAAGCCAGAGCACTCAGAGCAGTCAGGAAATATCCAATTCGCAGTTCGTCAGCGGTTGAAGTTGTTCTACCGCCCTCCTGGACTTGTAGGTTCCACGAGCGACGCGATACCAAAGCTAGTTTGGAAAAGACTCCAGCATCAAAAGATTCAAGTCAATAATCCCAGTTTGTTTCACGTCTCTTTGATTGACCTTGAAGTAGGTGCGGGCACGTCTCGGCAGAAAATTGCTGACTACGTGTTTTTGTCCCCTGGTGAAACCCGCATGCTGGAGGTTCCCGTCTCAGCTTTTGAGTATTTGAGCCGTATAAGCTTCAAGGAAATAACCGACGGCGGTCTGCAAAATTATCACAGTGTACAGCTTCAATGA